In a single window of the Marinitoga sp. 38H-ov genome:
- a CDS encoding SGNH/GDSL hydrolase family protein — protein sequence MLACFGDSITEGKPGVSYVKYLEGINFGLGGDTVLNLTKRLEVLNFEKYDELVIEIGTNDILLPFLRSYSKMWERSIESIIKSGRVPSETKDEFENNYEKMINKVKHKKVYVVSIPMIGEILNSDLNKKVHEYNEIIIKMCKRYNVKYIDFNSWQKEVVKNSNTFISKNPFGMVLDSIFVRTPLISKITSKMRNLVTTIDGVHLNDYGAYNLAKMIISNT from the coding sequence ATGTTAGCATGTTTTGGAGATAGTATAACAGAAGGTAAGCCTGGAGTATCTTATGTAAAATATTTAGAGGGTATAAATTTTGGTTTAGGTGGAGATACTGTTTTAAATCTTACCAAAAGATTAGAGGTTTTAAATTTTGAAAAATATGATGAATTAGTAATAGAAATTGGTACAAATGATATATTATTGCCATTCTTAAGATCTTATTCAAAAATGTGGGAAAGATCAATAGAAAGCATTATTAAATCTGGAAGGGTTCCTTCAGAAACAAAAGATGAATTTGAAAATAATTATGAAAAAATGATAAATAAGGTAAAACATAAGAAGGTTTATGTTGTTAGCATTCCGATGATTGGAGAAATTTTAAATAGTGATTTAAATAAGAAAGTACATGAATACAATGAAATAATAATAAAAATGTGCAAAAGATATAATGTTAAATATATTGATTTTAATAGTTGGCAAAAAGAAGTTGTAAAAAATTCAAACACTTTTATATCAAAAAATCCTTTTGGTATGGTACTAGATTCTATTTTTGTTAGAACTCCTTTAATATCAAAAATTACCAGTAAAATGAGGAATTTAGTTACTACAATAGATGGTGTTCATTTAAATGATTATGGTGCATATAATTTAGCAAAAATGATAATATCAAATACATAA
- a CDS encoding alpha/beta hydrolase: MKIDFSYEKKKIDYISGFIFKGKHYRCNYVRFKTLYRNPAEGTETVELYNFEPKDKILASALILHGLGSANIKYMIWLARRLSSVGINTTILILPGNYTRVDKNSVSGRSYLWPDLNVMYKFWENGVIDALSTLDLLKQEGYWKKENILIGYCLGGMIGTIVEALNPQLKHFLLMTTGGNLPEILYNSPATKFVRNLIKKGFKDEFGLHDSKKIYNIYNEQFPKVKNMTIDEILNSDNIHPLFRVDPLSYAHLIDSSKVMFVEALFDKTLSRQSRKMLAKEFKGAKHYIIPSGHVTWLPFEFLLAKKIISKLNIEDLRLKSRLYGFDEIDEALDEGVDKK; this comes from the coding sequence ATGAAAATTGATTTTTCATATGAAAAGAAAAAAATAGATTATATTTCGGGATTTATTTTTAAAGGAAAACATTATAGATGTAATTATGTTAGATTTAAAACATTATATAGAAATCCAGCTGAAGGTACAGAAACAGTAGAATTGTATAATTTTGAACCTAAAGATAAAATATTGGCATCTGCTTTGATTCTTCACGGTTTAGGTAGTGCTAATATTAAATATATGATATGGCTTGCACGTAGATTATCAAGTGTAGGAATAAACACCACTATATTAATATTGCCAGGTAATTACACAAGAGTTGATAAAAATTCAGTAAGCGGAAGAAGTTACTTGTGGCCTGATTTAAATGTTATGTATAAATTTTGGGAAAATGGTGTAATTGATGCGTTATCTACTTTGGACTTATTAAAACAAGAAGGCTATTGGAAAAAAGAAAATATATTAATAGGTTATTGTTTGGGTGGAATGATAGGGACTATTGTTGAAGCATTAAATCCTCAATTAAAACACTTTTTATTAATGACAACAGGGGGTAATTTACCAGAAATATTGTATAATTCACCAGCTACAAAATTTGTTAGAAATTTAATAAAAAAAGGATTTAAAGATGAATTTGGATTACATGATTCTAAAAAAATATACAACATATATAATGAGCAATTTCCAAAAGTAAAGAACATGACTATAGATGAAATACTAAATTCTGATAATATTCATCCATTGTTTAGGGTGGATCCATTATCATATGCTCATTTAATTGACTCATCTAAGGTTATGTTTGTAGAAGCATTATTTGATAAAACATTATCTAGACAAAGCAGAAAGATGTTAGCTAAAGAATTTAAAGGTGCCAAACATTATATAATTCCAAGTGGACATGTTACATGGTTGCCTTTTGAATTTCTGCTAGCTAAAAAAATTATTTCAAAACTAAATATAGAAGATCTTAGGTTAAAGTCTAGATTATATGGCTTTGATGAGATTGATGAGGCTTTGGATGAAGGGGTAGATAAAAAATAA
- a CDS encoding alpha/beta hydrolase, with protein MDKENLKKIYTILIIILTFIWGGIVLLYGLILYGIIYILNLLFRKLPIESKDFKGPYTYTYKIFGKNELKLDIYYPKEKKEKYPVVFFTHGGGWVSGFRNQRNNISWCRFLASKGFAVVSIDYRLGISYTMNEILSDYTDALNYIKKSADKLYLDKNNIVLMGLSAGGHLTLLYYAFNTFLNNTEKIEGIRGLVLYYAPGNLMQMFDKNVKSIFAKVATATTLKGLPNKTKEGEYIYYSPVFWINENMKPILLVHGQKDRTVPVLSTIELFKKLKEKGIETKILIHKNGDHAFEFENNDIQTIKILDETIKFIRGLIKYEN; from the coding sequence ATGGATAAAGAAAATCTTAAAAAAATATATACTATATTAATAATAATCCTAACTTTTATATGGGGTGGAATTGTATTATTATATGGGTTAATTTTATATGGTATTATATATATATTAAATCTATTATTCAGAAAATTACCAATTGAATCCAAGGATTTTAAAGGACCATATACATATACATATAAAATATTTGGGAAAAATGAATTAAAGTTAGACATATATTATCCCAAAGAAAAAAAAGAAAAATATCCAGTTGTTTTTTTTACACATGGTGGTGGATGGGTATCAGGTTTTAGAAATCAAAGGAACAACATTTCTTGGTGTAGGTTTTTAGCTTCAAAAGGATTTGCAGTTGTTTCTATAGATTATAGGCTTGGAATATCCTATACAATGAACGAGATACTTTCTGATTATACTGATGCATTAAATTATATCAAAAAAAGTGCAGATAAACTATATCTTGATAAAAACAATATTGTTTTAATGGGATTATCTGCTGGAGGTCATCTAACATTATTATACTATGCTTTTAATACATTTTTAAATAATACTGAAAAGATAGAAGGAATAAGAGGTTTAGTATTATATTATGCACCAGGTAATTTAATGCAAATGTTTGATAAAAATGTTAAATCAATATTTGCAAAAGTTGCGACTGCTACAACTTTAAAAGGATTACCAAATAAAACAAAAGAGGGTGAATATATATATTATTCCCCAGTATTTTGGATAAATGAAAATATGAAACCAATTTTATTGGTTCATGGTCAAAAAGATAGAACAGTTCCTGTGTTATCAACTATAGAATTATTTAAAAAATTAAAAGAAAAAGGAATAGAAACAAAGATACTTATTCATAAAAATGGTGATCATGCTTTTGAATTTGAAAATAATGATATACAAACTATTAAAATTTTAGATGAAACAATTAAATTTATAAGGGGTTTGATAAAATATGAAAATTGA
- a CDS encoding HAD-IB family hydrolase: protein MKDYVAFFDLDRTILDKYSPQLYYKYEIKHGKFSIWEYYRMGLFTVFYKLGFEIKDMEKMTREMALRYKGQKVDDAFGFAKKWFEEDGKYHIRESIKKEIEYHRNNNAYLVIISASPDSIVNPVAEYLKFDDALCTRTIIKDGIITGELDVYMYEENKVIEAKKLCQSKNFNLKDAYFYSDSISDLPLLESVGNPICVSPDFRLKRIAKKRNWRIIER, encoded by the coding sequence ATGAAAGATTATGTAGCTTTTTTTGATTTAGATAGAACTATTTTAGATAAATATAGCCCTCAATTGTATTATAAATATGAGATAAAACATGGTAAATTTTCTATTTGGGAATATTATAGAATGGGATTATTTACTGTGTTTTATAAACTTGGTTTTGAAATAAAGGATATGGAAAAGATGACAAGAGAAATGGCTTTAAGATATAAAGGGCAAAAGGTAGATGATGCTTTTGGGTTTGCAAAAAAATGGTTTGAAGAAGATGGGAAATATCATATAAGGGAAAGTATAAAAAAAGAAATTGAATATCATAGAAATAATAATGCATATCTTGTTATAATTTCTGCTTCGCCAGATTCAATAGTAAATCCAGTAGCTGAATATTTAAAATTTGATGATGCTTTATGCACTAGAACTATAATAAAAGATGGAATAATAACAGGAGAGTTAGATGTATATATGTATGAAGAAAATAAAGTTATTGAAGCTAAGAAATTATGTCAATCAAAGAATTTCAATTTAAAAGATGCATATTTTTATAGCGATTCAATATCAGATTTACCTCTTTTAGAATCAGTAGGAAATCCTATCTGTGTTTCTCCGGACTTTAGACTAAAAAGAATTGCGAAAAAAAGAAATTGGAGGATTATAGAAAGATAG
- a CDS encoding HD domain-containing phosphohydrolase produces the protein MKKIILIMLVIFFVNISFSITIGLYLSNPIVINEDEGFLNDIIKNIMDKSGVKYNIILDSQKNLLEKLSRNEIDAVAPLGYTDERAKKYYFNKEPLFFEWAVVYIRKGLNLDSILDLSNKKIGVMKTDIFYEGKDGIKEIITNFKLNVEYVEFDNYNDILNELNKGNIDAGVIPRFFGLVEGKKYNNILKTSIIFKPITGYIMYRKDENLKLIFDNFDNELKKIKEDKSSFYYTTFEKYFGSVVKDKIPEWLKLTLIISLIIFGIVIILFYINSKILKRKVYERTKELNETLFDLEEKIKELNSSKELIEKIVNLSPNPIFIKDLEQNIIFCNNAFAKLLNKNKEDLIGKNLFDELNNNYIEMSLINDLENIINEKEYKYNKINLKINNKQCYFNEYRSPIQINGENIGLLILWVNITENVKYQNYLEKLNEKLFKMINVVQKLGNKNIEIHEYFEELLNLAIDLSENAEGGSLSIIEGESWKYISAVGHDIKTLKNLELKKDYMIQTDEDLKIFNGEELEKFNEKMFKNKKEKELFFSSIKPIKEVMIATTKIDNNKTLSFALDILKGSEKHFNENDKRIFYALINIAKNTLKLKLNIDQVKNAYLNFARKLAVIAEAHDDVTGSHIYRVGELAQYIAIKLNLPEDNIIEIKEFSPLHDIGKIFIPLEILNKKSRLTEKEYEIMKKHTIYATKLLGEDAYFETALKIALYHHEKYNGKGYPFGLKGDEIPIEAQIVSLVDVYDALRSERPYKKAYSHEKTLDIILNGDDRTSPADFNPKILDILKKYSNEIKIIYDTFLD, from the coding sequence ATGAAAAAAATAATTTTAATTATGCTTGTTATATTTTTTGTTAATATATCTTTTTCAATAACTATAGGTTTATACTTATCAAATCCTATAGTGATAAATGAAGATGAAGGATTTTTAAATGATATTATTAAAAATATAATGGATAAAAGTGGAGTTAAATATAATATAATATTGGATTCTCAGAAAAACTTATTAGAAAAATTATCAAGAAATGAAATAGATGCAGTAGCTCCTTTGGGTTATACTGATGAAAGAGCAAAAAAATACTACTTTAATAAGGAACCTTTATTTTTTGAATGGGCAGTTGTTTATATTAGAAAAGGATTAAATTTAGATAGTATTTTAGATTTGTCTAATAAAAAGATTGGGGTTATGAAAACAGATATCTTTTATGAAGGAAAAGATGGGATAAAGGAAATAATTACGAATTTTAAATTAAATGTAGAATATGTTGAATTTGATAATTATAATGATATATTAAATGAACTTAATAAGGGTAATATTGATGCCGGAGTTATACCGAGATTTTTTGGTTTAGTAGAAGGTAAAAAATATAATAATATATTAAAGACATCTATTATATTTAAACCCATAACAGGTTATATTATGTATAGAAAAGATGAAAATTTGAAATTAATTTTTGATAATTTTGATAATGAATTAAAAAAAATAAAAGAAGATAAGTCATCATTTTATTACACAACATTTGAAAAATATTTTGGTTCTGTTGTTAAGGATAAAATTCCAGAATGGTTAAAACTAACTTTAATAATATCTCTTATTATTTTTGGAATAGTTATTATATTGTTTTATATAAATTCTAAAATATTAAAAAGAAAAGTATATGAAAGAACTAAAGAATTAAATGAAACATTATTTGATTTAGAGGAAAAAATAAAGGAATTGAATAGTTCAAAAGAACTCATTGAAAAGATAGTTAATCTTTCCCCTAATCCTATATTTATAAAAGATTTAGAACAAAATATAATATTTTGTAATAATGCTTTTGCTAAATTATTAAATAAGAATAAGGAAGATTTAATAGGTAAAAATTTATTTGATGAACTTAATAATAATTATATTGAAATGTCATTAATTAATGATTTAGAAAATATTATTAATGAAAAAGAATATAAATATAATAAAATTAATTTGAAAATTAATAATAAACAATGTTATTTTAATGAATATAGAAGTCCTATACAAATAAATGGTGAGAATATAGGGTTATTAATATTATGGGTAAATATTACAGAAAATGTAAAATATCAAAATTATTTAGAAAAGTTAAATGAGAAATTATTTAAAATGATAAATGTTGTTCAAAAATTAGGAAATAAAAATATAGAAATACATGAATATTTTGAAGAATTACTTAATTTAGCTATTGATTTATCAGAAAATGCAGAAGGAGGAAGTTTATCTATTATAGAAGGAGAGAGCTGGAAGTATATCTCAGCAGTAGGTCATGATATAAAAACTTTAAAAAATTTAGAATTAAAAAAAGATTATATGATACAAACAGATGAGGATTTAAAGATTTTTAATGGAGAAGAATTGGAAAAATTTAATGAAAAAATGTTTAAAAATAAGAAAGAAAAGGAATTATTTTTTAGTTCTATAAAACCAATAAAAGAGGTAATGATTGCAACAACTAAAATTGATAACAATAAAACGTTATCATTTGCTTTAGATATATTAAAGGGAAGCGAAAAACATTTCAATGAAAATGATAAAAGAATATTTTATGCATTAATAAATATTGCAAAAAATACATTAAAATTAAAATTAAATATAGATCAAGTAAAAAATGCTTATTTAAATTTTGCAAGAAAATTAGCAGTTATTGCTGAAGCACATGATGATGTTACTGGATCTCATATATATAGAGTTGGTGAATTGGCTCAATATATAGCAATTAAATTAAATTTGCCCGAAGATAATATTATTGAGATTAAAGAGTTTTCGCCATTGCATGATATAGGAAAAATTTTTATACCTTTAGAAATATTGAATAAAAAATCAAGACTCACAGAAAAAGAATATGAAATAATGAAAAAGCACACAATATATGCTACTAAATTATTAGGAGAGGATGCATATTTTGAAACAGCTTTGAAAATCGCATTATATCATCATGAAAAATATAATGGAAAAGGTTACCCGTTTGGTTTAAAGGGAGATGAAATTCCAATAGAAGCTCAAATAGTATCTTTAGTAGATGTATATGATGCATTGCGTTCAGAAAGACCATATAAAAAAGCTTATTCTCACGAAAAAACTCTTGACATTATATTAAATGGCGATGATAGAACATCTCCTGCTGATTTCAATCCAAAAATATTAGATATATTAAAAAAATATTCTAATGAAATAAAAATAATATATGATACGTTTTTAGATTAA
- the pepT gene encoding peptidase T, with protein MKKVQDRFIEYTKFFTTSNEESNTCPSTPEQLILAKYLKEELENIGMKDVELDENGYVYATLPSNIDKDIPTIGFIAHMDTAPALTGKDVKARIVKYEGGDIILNKEKNIVLSPKDFPSLNNYIGQEIIVTDGNTLLGADDKAGIAEIITAMEYLIEHPEIKHGTIKVGFTPDEEIGRGADKFNVEKFGADFAYTIDGGEIGELEAENFNAATATYTIHGKSIHPGTAKDKMINAALIAAELAMMFPEAQTPQHTEKYEGFFHVVHISGDCDSAKLTLIVRDHDKTLFENKKWLCEKNAELLNRKYGEGTIELDLKDSYYNMKEKIDPEIVEIAKKAMENVGVKPIIKPIRGGTDGARLSYMGLPCPNIFTGGHNFHGRYEYIPIPSMEKAVETILEIIKIVAEK; from the coding sequence ATGAAAAAAGTACAAGATAGATTTATTGAATATACAAAATTTTTTACCACTTCAAATGAAGAGTCAAATACATGTCCATCTACACCAGAACAATTAATACTTGCAAAATACTTAAAAGAAGAATTAGAAAACATTGGAATGAAAGATGTAGAATTAGATGAAAACGGATACGTTTATGCTACTCTTCCTTCAAATATAGATAAAGATATTCCTACAATTGGATTTATTGCACACATGGATACCGCACCAGCTTTAACAGGTAAGGATGTTAAAGCAAGAATCGTTAAATACGAAGGTGGAGATATTATTTTAAATAAAGAAAAAAATATAGTGCTCTCTCCTAAAGATTTTCCATCATTAAATAATTATATAGGGCAAGAAATTATTGTTACTGATGGAAACACATTATTAGGTGCTGATGATAAGGCTGGTATAGCTGAAATTATTACTGCTATGGAATATTTAATTGAACACCCTGAAATAAAACATGGTACTATCAAAGTTGGATTTACTCCAGATGAAGAAATAGGTAGAGGTGCTGATAAATTTAATGTAGAAAAATTTGGTGCAGATTTTGCATATACAATTGACGGTGGAGAAATTGGAGAGTTAGAAGCTGAAAACTTTAATGCCGCTACTGCTACATATACAATTCACGGAAAAAGTATACATCCAGGAACTGCTAAAGATAAGATGATTAATGCTGCTTTAATTGCAGCTGAATTAGCAATGATGTTTCCTGAAGCTCAAACTCCACAACACACAGAAAAATATGAAGGATTCTTCCATGTAGTTCATATTTCTGGAGATTGTGATAGCGCTAAATTAACATTGATTGTAAGAGATCATGATAAGACATTATTTGAAAATAAAAAATGGCTATGCGAAAAAAATGCAGAATTATTAAATCGAAAATATGGTGAGGGCACAATTGAATTAGATTTAAAAGATAGCTATTATAATATGAAAGAAAAAATAGATCCGGAAATTGTTGAAATAGCCAAAAAAGCTATGGAAAATGTAGGAGTAAAACCTATAATAAAACCTATAAGAGGGGGAACAGACGGAGCAAGATTATCATATATGGGCCTACCATGTCCAAATATTTTTACAGGTGGTCACAACTTCCATGGAAGATATGAATATATTCCAATTCCTTCAATGGAAAAAGCAGTTGAAACAATATTAGAAATAATAAAAATTGTTGCTGAAAAATAA
- a CDS encoding GGDEF domain-containing protein codes for MKKIFDYQMTVSIILSILLLIFFPITFEFQLKNIIIIFLLTFISDNIVVKWKNKDRLVSNLPGFIVAYLFGSQYILLASIITLLRLDNINIIKRIKKFLVYFSMYYGSYLLVNMININIYGKVLLFAIIAKLINTLITDIYKFKLEVFSVELLFFLTATPSIYFYLMSNNEIIKYYFLFQNLIFLEIYYFITKYIYEKEEETIKNQRLNKFNEIMFEFSNLLYSKTLHFSDKKLFFDVAKFLNEKFEFNYILISKINYNENLIERVAYSGFTEKEFEELKSKEVKASEIINNIFSNVKYKYGEVYFIPNVINKVNSDNYFIIENNVNIDTYSDEDYRWDSKDLLLITLRDKDDNIFAYISCDSPKSGLRPTKEEMLILSVLGRIVSMIVSHKEHYIEMKKLSELDPMTKLYNPSKLNADLEYYENNKKIISLAFIDLDDFKKINDTYGHLKGDEILKEVSNIIKNSIRETDKAYRYGGDEFIIIFENIDKQKAKIIMERIKNNLVEKNITFSVGIVDDSNISIKDLIKKADEKAYIAKKTGKNKIVC; via the coding sequence ATGAAAAAAATATTTGATTATCAAATGACAGTTTCAATTATATTGAGTATTTTGCTGCTTATATTTTTCCCAATAACATTTGAATTCCAATTAAAAAATATTATTATAATATTTTTATTAACATTTATTTCAGATAATATTGTAGTTAAATGGAAGAATAAAGACAGGTTAGTTTCTAATTTGCCTGGATTTATTGTTGCATATTTATTTGGTAGCCAATATATTTTATTAGCATCCATTATTACGCTTCTTAGATTAGATAATATAAATATAATAAAAAGAATAAAAAAGTTTTTAGTATACTTTTCAATGTATTATGGATCATATTTACTAGTAAATATGATAAATATAAACATTTATGGGAAAGTTCTCTTATTTGCTATTATTGCAAAATTAATTAATACTTTAATTACGGATATATATAAATTTAAATTAGAAGTATTTAGTGTTGAATTGTTATTCTTTTTGACTGCTACACCAAGTATATATTTTTATTTGATGAGTAATAATGAAATTATTAAATATTATTTCTTATTTCAAAATTTAATATTTTTAGAAATATATTATTTTATTACTAAATATATATATGAAAAGGAAGAGGAAACCATAAAAAATCAAAGGTTAAATAAATTTAATGAGATAATGTTTGAATTTTCAAATTTATTATATTCAAAAACGCTCCATTTTTCTGATAAAAAATTATTTTTTGATGTTGCAAAATTTCTTAATGAAAAGTTTGAGTTTAACTATATTTTAATATCGAAAATAAATTATAATGAAAATTTAATTGAGAGAGTTGCATATTCTGGTTTTACAGAAAAGGAATTTGAAGAATTAAAGAGCAAAGAAGTAAAAGCATCTGAAATTATAAATAATATATTTAGCAATGTTAAATATAAATATGGAGAAGTATATTTTATACCAAATGTAATAAATAAGGTTAATAGTGATAATTATTTTATTATTGAAAATAATGTTAATATTGATACATATTCTGACGAAGATTATAGATGGGATTCGAAAGATCTATTGTTAATTACTCTTAGAGATAAAGATGATAACATATTTGCATATATTTCCTGCGATTCACCTAAAAGTGGTTTAAGACCAACAAAAGAAGAAATGTTGATTTTATCTGTTTTAGGAAGGATTGTATCAATGATTGTATCTCATAAAGAGCATTATATTGAGATGAAGAAATTAAGTGAATTAGATCCTATGACAAAATTATACAATCCATCAAAGTTAAATGCTGATTTAGAATATTATGAAAATAATAAAAAAATAATTTCTTTAGCTTTTATTGATTTAGATGATTTTAAAAAAATTAATGATACATATGGTCATTTAAAAGGTGATGAAATATTAAAAGAGGTTTCAAATATTATAAAAAATTCAATTAGAGAAACAGATAAGGCTTATAGATATGGAGGAGATGAATTTATAATAATTTTTGAAAATATTGATAAGCAAAAAGCAAAAATTATAATGGAAAGAATTAAAAATAATTTAGTGGAAAAAAATATAACATTTAGTGTAGGTATAGTAGATGATAGTAATATTTCTATTAAAGATTTAATAAAAAAAGCAGATGAAAAAGCGTATATTGCAAAAAAAACTGGTAAAAACAAAATAGTATGTTAA